From the Patescibacteria group bacterium genome, one window contains:
- a CDS encoding TatD family hydrolase → MLIDTHGHVNFAAFKNDAKEVLHRTLKGDTWVIMPGTQYATSKKAVEMAEQYREGVYAAIGLHPIHLSEKRKVDVLEVQSENTKEEEWMTFETQEEEFLYEKYKELGQSKKVAAVGECGLDYYYEPKSKERREAQRRKQKAALALQLKLADELNLPIIFHCRKAHDDLIEFLTNYKLQTKNLRGVVHCYTGDLKQAEQFYNIGLSFGFNGLIFKDVPALPNPKEIIGALPLERIVLETDSPYLLPPLPADPASVATSAKGAALAKAGQAGRNEPLFVKYVAEEIARIKGILVDEVSSATTKNAKALFRLNEI, encoded by the coding sequence ATGCTAATAGATACCCACGGACACGTCAACTTTGCCGCTTTCAAGAATGACGCAAAAGAGGTTCTGCACCGTACCTTGAAAGGAGATACCTGGGTTATAATGCCAGGCACCCAGTATGCTACCTCAAAGAAAGCAGTAGAAATGGCAGAGCAGTATAGAGAAGGAGTGTATGCCGCAATTGGTCTGCACCCTATTCATCTTTCAGAAAAGCGCAAGGTTGATGTATTGGAAGTGCAGTCAGAAAACACCAAGGAGGAAGAATGGATGACCTTTGAAACACAAGAGGAGGAGTTTTTGTATGAAAAGTACAAAGAATTGGGACAAAGCAAAAAGGTGGCGGCAGTCGGTGAGTGCGGCCTGGATTATTACTATGAACCAAAGAGCAAAGAAAGAAGAGAAGCTCAACGGCGTAAACAAAAGGCAGCGCTTGCCTTGCAACTGAAGTTGGCAGACGAGCTAAACTTGCCGATTATTTTCCATTGCCGCAAGGCACATGATGATTTGATTGAATTTCTAACAAACTACAAACTACAAACTAAAAATTTGAGAGGTGTCGTGCACTGCTACACTGGAGACTTAAAACAGGCAGAGCAGTTCTACAATATTGGCCTCTCTTTTGGGTTTAACGGCCTTATTTTCAAAGATGTTCCTGCGCTTCCCAATCCAAAGGAGATTATTGGAGCTTTACCCTTGGAGCGAATTGTTCTGGAAACTGATTCTCCCTACTTACTGCCGCCCTTGCCCGCCGACCCGGCCTCCGTAGCCACTTCGGCGAAGGGGGCAGCTTTAGCGAAGGCGGGACAGGCAGGACGCAACGAACCCCTGTTTGTAAAATATGTAGCAGAGGAGATAGCTCGTATTAAAGGTATCTTAGTAGACGAAGTTTCCTCTGCGACAACCAAAAACGCCAAAGCCTTATTTCGCTTAAATGAGATTTAG
- a CDS encoding A/G-specific adenine glycosylase, translating into MTIPKFQKLILDSRKKNQRDMPWRETDNPYKILVSEVMLQQTQVARVLPKYKEFLKEFPTLQSLAKTPDGKLLKVWRGLGYWKRALSLKKAAKEIIKSHEEKFPENPKDLQKLPGIGPYTAGAIACFAFQNKDAFLDTNIRRVYLHFFFPKKKDVSDKEILHIAEKAVWKKNPRQWHYALFDYGATVLKDKKINKQSKHYAKQSRFEGSLRSFRTKVMRFLLDQPNQTATASKIQRLLKKAKSPYVPEKILASLEKDGLIKKKRNFYSL; encoded by the coding sequence ATGACCATTCCCAAGTTCCAAAAACTCATCTTAGATTCCCGCAAAAAGAACCAAAGGGATATGCCCTGGAGAGAAACCGACAACCCCTACAAGATATTGGTGTCTGAGGTCATGCTTCAACAGACCCAGGTTGCAAGAGTCCTTCCCAAATACAAAGAGTTTCTCAAAGAGTTCCCAACCTTGCAATCTCTTGCAAAAACTCCAGATGGAAAACTCCTTAAAGTTTGGCGAGGCCTTGGATACTGGAAACGTGCCCTTTCTTTAAAGAAAGCTGCAAAGGAGATAATAAAGAGTCATGAAGAAAAGTTTCCTGAAAACCCTAAGGACTTACAAAAACTCCCTGGCATTGGTCCTTACACTGCTGGGGCTATCGCCTGCTTTGCTTTTCAAAACAAAGACGCATTCTTAGATACAAACATCAGAAGAGTATACCTGCACTTTTTCTTTCCAAAAAAGAAAGACGTGTCAGACAAAGAGATTCTGCATATTGCAGAAAAGGCAGTGTGGAAAAAGAATCCTCGACAATGGCACTATGCCCTCTTTGACTACGGGGCAACGGTTCTCAAAGACAAAAAGATAAACAAGCAAAGCAAGCACTATGCAAAGCAAAGCAGATTTGAAGGTTCTCTCCGCTCGTTTCGCACCAAAGTAATGCGCTTTCTCTTAGACCAGCCAAATCAAACTGCCACTGCAAGCAAAATCCAGCGACTGCTCAAAAAAGCGAAGAGCCCCTATGTGCCAGAAAAGATTCTTGCCTCTTTAGAAAAAGATGGCCTCATAAAAAAGAAAAGAAACTTCTATTCCCTCTAA
- a CDS encoding leucine--tRNA ligase yields MTRYEHEKIEAKWQKRWEKKKAWEVDLDKAKKPYYNLMMFPYPSAEGLHVGNVYAFTISDIHGRFRRMQGYDVFEPMGFDAFGIHSENFAIKQGTHPKEQTAKNITHFTKQLKQLGALFDWQRAVITSDPEYYKWTQWLFVQLYKAGLAYKGKAPVDWCPSCKTVLADEQVIEGQCERCDTQVVQKELEQWFFRITKYADRLLKNLEWIDWTEKTKLAQRNWIGKAEGTTIKFKVPNSKHEVEVFTTRADTLYGATFIVLAPEHPMVASLQNSKEVQKYVEKSKQRTELERKAEEKEKTGVFSGLYAINPLNKEKIPVWIADYVLMGYGTGALFGDAHDERDVEFARKYNIPLKPTVITGDKEKDRKILSLEECFTGYGTLVDSGPFTGLTSKEAIAKVMEWLIRKGQGGRKVTYHLRDWLISRQRYWGSPIPIIYCAKCGTVPVPEKDLPVKLPEVKDFRPSGTGKSPLASVASFVKTKCPQCKGPAERETDVSDTFLDSAWYFFRYPSTEFKTKPFDKVRVKKWLPVNMYIGGHEHAVLHLLYTRFITMALKDMGHISFEEPFEKFRAHGLITKGGVKMSKSRGNVVNPDEYFVKYGADTVRTYLMFLGPLADGGGWSDRGIVGISRFFNRLWVFVPKSRLGDPKRDLGNEALRHRTIKKVTEDLENLRYNTAIAACMEYFNALQKSSNPTKEETDTLLILLSPFAPHLTQELWEKLGNKGSVHDQPWPKHDPKALQEKVVRLVVQVNGRVREVLLVSPGISEKEAVARALQQEKVKKWFPTGKPKNVVFVKGRLLNLVSY; encoded by the coding sequence ATGACGCGCTACGAGCATGAGAAAATAGAGGCAAAGTGGCAGAAACGCTGGGAGAAAAAGAAGGCCTGGGAGGTGGATTTGGACAAGGCAAAAAAGCCCTACTATAACTTAATGATGTTCCCCTATCCTTCAGCAGAGGGGCTGCATGTAGGGAATGTCTATGCCTTTACCATCTCTGACATTCATGGAAGGTTCCGCAGAATGCAGGGATATGATGTGTTTGAGCCCATGGGGTTTGATGCCTTTGGCATTCATTCAGAAAACTTTGCCATTAAACAGGGGACGCACCCAAAAGAGCAGACTGCAAAGAACATTACGCACTTCACAAAACAGCTCAAGCAATTGGGAGCTCTTTTTGATTGGCAAAGAGCAGTTATTACCAGTGACCCCGAATACTACAAATGGACCCAGTGGCTGTTTGTGCAACTCTACAAAGCAGGTCTGGCATATAAGGGGAAAGCCCCTGTTGACTGGTGTCCTTCTTGCAAGACCGTGCTGGCAGATGAGCAGGTTATAGAAGGGCAATGCGAACGATGTGACACTCAGGTTGTGCAAAAGGAATTGGAGCAGTGGTTTTTTCGCATTACCAAGTATGCGGACCGCCTATTAAAAAACTTGGAGTGGATTGACTGGACCGAAAAGACCAAACTCGCGCAAAGAAACTGGATTGGAAAGGCAGAAGGCACAACCATAAAATTCAAAGTTCCCAATTCCAAGCATGAGGTTGAAGTCTTTACGACGCGTGCCGATACGCTTTACGGCGCAACGTTTATTGTTTTAGCACCAGAACACCCCATGGTAGCTTCCCTCCAAAACTCAAAAGAGGTTCAAAAGTATGTAGAGAAATCAAAGCAGAGAACCGAACTGGAAAGAAAAGCCGAGGAAAAAGAAAAAACAGGCGTTTTCTCGGGCCTGTACGCGATAAACCCGCTCAACAAGGAAAAAATTCCTGTTTGGATTGCTGATTATGTGTTAATGGGTTATGGAACAGGTGCCTTGTTTGGAGATGCTCACGACGAGCGTGATGTCGAATTTGCTAGAAAGTATAACATTCCACTCAAACCCACCGTAATCACAGGAGATAAAGAGAAAGACCGGAAGATCTTAAGCCTTGAAGAATGTTTTACAGGTTATGGCACCTTAGTGGACTCTGGTCCATTTACAGGCTTGACCTCAAAGGAAGCAATAGCAAAAGTGATGGAGTGGCTTATCAGGAAAGGACAGGGCGGGCGGAAAGTAACGTACCACCTCAGAGATTGGCTTATCTCTCGTCAGCGCTACTGGGGGTCTCCCATCCCTATTATCTATTGCGCAAAATGCGGCACGGTTCCGGTTCCAGAAAAAGACCTTCCGGTAAAGTTACCCGAGGTAAAGGATTTTCGACCTTCTGGCACGGGTAAGTCGCCCTTGGCTTCCGTTGCGAGCTTTGTGAAAACCAAGTGCCCTCAATGTAAAGGGCCAGCTGAGAGGGAAACAGATGTTTCAGACACGTTTTTAGATTCAGCCTGGTATTTTTTCCGCTATCCCTCAACCGAGTTTAAAACAAAACCTTTTGATAAGGTAAGGGTAAAGAAGTGGCTTCCTGTGAATATGTACATTGGAGGGCACGAGCACGCTGTCTTGCACCTCTTGTACACCAGATTCATTACTATGGCCCTAAAAGACATGGGACACATTTCTTTTGAGGAACCCTTTGAGAAATTCCGCGCCCACGGTTTAATCACCAAAGGCGGGGTAAAGATGTCCAAATCCAGAGGGAACGTGGTGAACCCAGACGAGTACTTTGTAAAGTACGGCGCAGACACGGTGCGTACCTATTTAATGTTTCTGGGTCCTCTGGCAGATGGGGGAGGTTGGTCAGACAGGGGAATCGTTGGCATCTCCCGGTTTTTCAACCGTCTCTGGGTATTTGTGCCTAAATCTCGTTTAGGAGATCCTAAACGAGATTTAGGAAATGAGGCCTTGCGGCATAGAACAATCAAGAAAGTTACTGAAGACCTAGAGAATCTGCGATATAACACCGCAATTGCAGCTTGCATGGAATATTTTAATGCCCTTCAAAAATCCAGCAATCCAACAAAAGAAGAGACAGATACTTTACTCATTCTTCTTTCGCCTTTTGCCCCTCATTTAACGCAAGAACTCTGGGAAAAACTTGGCAACAAGGGAAGTGTGCATGACCAACCTTGGCCAAAGCATGACCCAAAGGCATTGCAGGAAAAAGTTGTTCGGCTTGTGGTACAGGTGAATGGAAGAGTCAGAGAAGTTCTTTTAGTTTCTCCCGGCATTTCAGAAAAGGAGGCTGTTGCTCGGGCGCTGCAGCAAGAAAAGGTAAAGAAATGGTTCCCCACGGGAAAGCCAAAGAACGTGGTGTTTGTGAAAGGAAGATTACTAAATCTTGTATCGTATTAA
- the glmS gene encoding glutamine--fructose-6-phosphate transaminase (isomerizing), producing MCGIVGYIGHSTDIRIGMEALKRLEYRGYDSAGMAVYNKDRKEVDSVKAVGKVANLEEKLQGMNLKGSPFLFYTRWATHGGVTEENCHPHTDCKQNIWVAHNGIIENYRQLKEELSKEGHVFVSETDTEVIPHLIEKFFEGNLEEATRKALSSVRGAYALAIIAKDDPEKLVLAKYSAPLLIGLGKDEYLAASDPSAVITHTNKVVYLEDGELAVLTPESFSIQDYRQNHVSRQAEKIDWSLEDAKKGGYAHFMLKEIMEQPESIQNALRGRMVAQEGTAKLGGLEDMEEKLREIERVQILACGTASFMGRVGEYMIEEYVGLSCEVDIGSEFRYRKPVIDKRTLTIAISQSGETADTLAALKEAKRKGSPTVGIVNVVGSSVAREVDVGVYTHAGPEVAVASTKASTAQLAVLSLLTLFLGRQRQLSLVMGQRIAKELSRIPELVKSILERDEEVKRIAEKYKEVTNLWVIGRKYNYPIALEGALKIKETSYVHAEGIAGGELKHGALALVDEDFLTIAIVPSDSVYEKMISNIQEIKARKGPVVTIATEGNKDIASIADDVIYIPKTLEMLTPILSVIPLQLFAYYMGVLKGYDVDRPRNLAKSVTVE from the coding sequence ATGTGTGGAATTGTTGGTTACATTGGTCACAGCACAGATATTCGCATTGGCATGGAGGCTTTAAAGCGCCTGGAGTACCGGGGGTATGATTCAGCTGGCATGGCGGTGTACAACAAAGACAGAAAAGAGGTGGATTCGGTAAAAGCGGTAGGAAAGGTGGCGAACCTTGAAGAAAAGCTCCAGGGAATGAATCTGAAAGGCAGCCCTTTTCTCTTCTATACCAGGTGGGCCACCCACGGGGGAGTGACAGAAGAAAACTGTCATCCTCACACTGACTGTAAGCAAAATATATGGGTGGCGCACAACGGAATTATTGAGAACTACCGCCAGCTCAAAGAAGAGCTTTCAAAAGAAGGCCATGTTTTTGTTTCTGAAACAGACACCGAAGTAATTCCTCACTTAATAGAAAAGTTCTTTGAAGGAAATCTGGAAGAAGCAACAAGAAAAGCCTTGTCTTCGGTTCGGGGAGCGTACGCCTTGGCAATCATTGCAAAAGACGATCCAGAAAAACTGGTCTTAGCAAAATACTCCGCCCCCCTGCTCATTGGCCTGGGAAAAGACGAGTATCTGGCAGCCTCCGACCCTTCTGCGGTCATTACCCATACCAACAAGGTGGTGTATTTGGAAGATGGTGAGCTTGCGGTATTGACCCCAGAAAGCTTCTCTATTCAGGACTACCGACAAAACCATGTATCAAGGCAAGCAGAAAAGATTGATTGGAGCTTGGAGGATGCCAAAAAGGGCGGATATGCGCATTTCATGCTCAAAGAAATTATGGAGCAGCCAGAGAGCATTCAAAATGCCTTACGAGGGAGAATGGTTGCACAAGAGGGTACTGCAAAGCTTGGTGGGCTTGAGGATATGGAAGAAAAGCTCAGAGAAATTGAGCGCGTACAGATTTTAGCTTGTGGCACTGCTTCTTTTATGGGGAGAGTTGGGGAGTACATGATTGAAGAGTATGTAGGCTTATCCTGTGAGGTGGACATTGGTTCTGAGTTTCGGTATCGAAAACCAGTTATCGACAAGAGAACACTTACCATTGCTATCTCTCAGTCTGGGGAAACAGCAGACACGCTAGCTGCCCTTAAAGAAGCAAAGCGGAAAGGGAGCCCTACGGTGGGAATCGTAAACGTGGTGGGCTCTTCTGTTGCAAGAGAGGTGGATGTAGGCGTGTACACTCATGCTGGACCAGAAGTTGCAGTTGCCTCTACCAAGGCCTCTACTGCCCAGCTTGCGGTTCTTTCCCTTCTTACTTTGTTTTTGGGAAGACAGCGCCAGCTTTCTCTTGTGATGGGACAACGCATTGCAAAGGAACTTTCTCGCATACCCGAACTTGTCAAAAGTATTCTGGAGCGAGACGAGGAAGTAAAAAGAATCGCAGAAAAATACAAAGAGGTAACGAACCTTTGGGTTATAGGACGCAAGTACAATTATCCTATTGCCTTGGAAGGCGCTTTGAAAATCAAGGAAACCTCTTATGTACACGCAGAAGGCATAGCTGGAGGAGAGCTGAAACATGGCGCCTTGGCTTTGGTTGATGAAGATTTTCTCACCATAGCCATTGTTCCCTCAGATTCTGTGTATGAAAAGATGATTTCTAATATTCAAGAAATAAAAGCAAGAAAGGGGCCGGTGGTTACAATTGCCACTGAAGGCAACAAAGATATTGCATCCATTGCAGATGACGTAATCTATATCCCAAAAACCCTAGAAATGCTTACCCCTATTCTTTCTGTTATTCCCTTACAGCTCTTTGCCTATTATATGGGAGTATTGAAAGGATACGATGTAGACAGGCCAAGGAACCTTGCAAAGTCAGTGACGGTAGAGTAA
- a CDS encoding GNAT family N-acetyltransferase produces MRKEDLGIVAQLNKECFPEDNSTLTDAREWIEANWKAAPRTSYFVLIDEEGQVEGYILWLEKGGFRKEAVLELEQIAVIPSQRGRGGGRTLIQQTLPQLKERLALQGRTIKLIEVTTAADNEAQRLYRDTLGAEVEATIHDLFRGNEVIMVARNL; encoded by the coding sequence ATGCGGAAAGAAGACCTTGGCATCGTCGCCCAGCTGAACAAAGAGTGCTTCCCCGAGGATAACAGCACCTTGACGGATGCACGAGAGTGGATTGAGGCCAATTGGAAAGCTGCGCCCCGGACCTCCTACTTTGTTCTTATAGACGAAGAGGGGCAGGTTGAAGGATACATCCTCTGGTTGGAAAAGGGAGGATTCCGCAAGGAGGCAGTGCTCGAGCTTGAGCAGATAGCGGTTATACCCTCTCAGAGAGGAAGGGGTGGAGGTAGGACACTTATCCAGCAAACCCTTCCCCAGCTCAAGGAGAGGCTTGCGCTCCAAGGGCGCACCATCAAGCTCATTGAGGTGACTACAGCCGCAGACAACGAGGCGCAACGCCTCTATCGTGATACTCTTGGGGCTGAGGTAGAGGCTACGATTCACGACCTATTTAGGGGAAACGAAGTCATCATGGTCGCGAGAAATCTGTAG
- a CDS encoding phosphotransferase: MKEEVAVQFGLTPPLGVISAPPGLLHQTFFVQAKEGDFVFQRLHQIIKPETCQDAKVITDYVRVRGMAVPEFFVTKEGNPWYRTSDGSLWRAMSRLPGSSHSKVQSAEEAYAAAQFLGGFHTSLAEFSYECSGAIPRFHDTPYLFEQFNEVVLKYKETPLFVPVAKDTAYITEHMPKEFLPSNLPRQIVHGDPKISNFLFDKDSVCGLIDFDTCMNHTKLVDIGDALRSWCNREDEDTKPVFDRTFYNAAVEGYRSSAILTEMERQLIPQALRLITTELAMRFLQDYFEDSYFGWDAAHFATRREHNLTRARNQIELHHQIMQS, translated from the coding sequence ATGAAAGAAGAGGTTGCAGTGCAATTTGGGTTGACACCGCCCCTTGGAGTGATTTCTGCTCCCCCTGGCTTACTTCATCAAACGTTTTTTGTACAGGCAAAAGAGGGAGATTTTGTCTTTCAGCGATTGCATCAGATCATAAAGCCAGAAACTTGCCAAGATGCAAAAGTAATCACTGATTACGTGAGGGTGCGGGGAATGGCGGTGCCAGAGTTTTTTGTAACAAAGGAAGGGAATCCATGGTATAGGACCTCTGATGGTTCCTTGTGGCGCGCAATGTCACGTTTGCCAGGTTCCAGTCACTCTAAAGTTCAGTCTGCAGAGGAGGCCTATGCGGCAGCGCAGTTCTTGGGAGGGTTTCATACATCCCTTGCGGAATTCTCTTACGAATGCAGTGGAGCAATTCCTCGTTTTCATGACACCCCCTACCTTTTTGAGCAATTCAATGAAGTTGTTTTGAAATACAAAGAGACTCCGCTCTTTGTACCTGTTGCCAAAGACACAGCATACATTACAGAGCATATGCCCAAAGAGTTCCTGCCGTCCAATCTTCCTCGCCAGATTGTGCATGGAGACCCCAAGATCTCCAACTTTCTCTTTGATAAAGATAGTGTGTGTGGTCTTATTGATTTTGACACTTGCATGAATCACACCAAATTGGTAGATATAGGGGATGCGCTGCGGAGCTGGTGTAACCGAGAAGACGAAGATACCAAGCCTGTCTTTGACCGCACTTTCTACAATGCTGCCGTGGAAGGATATAGGAGTTCTGCAATACTTACCGAGATGGAACGCCAGCTTATCCCTCAGGCATTGAGGTTGATTACAACTGAGCTTGCAATGCGTTTTTTGCAAGATTATTTTGAGGATTCCTATTTTGGCTGGGATGCAGCGCACTTTGCAACAAGACGAGAACACAATCTTACGCGCGCCCGAAACCAAATAGAACTACACCACCAGATTATGCAGTCATGA
- a CDS encoding NTP transferase domain-containing protein — translation MQAVILAAGKGTRMRPLTSKLPKPLLQIGGQRILEHTIDQLQGIVDEVILVVGYRGKLIQKSFRDNYKGIKITYAWQKEQLGTGDAAQKALPYLKGPFLLLYGDDMYYRRDILEVIKYCPSLLLGKMKNASQFGVVQTKGKWVTGIVEKPKNPKSSFVNAGMYFLNPSVFRTKLRKSKRGEYEFTDYIKHLLKKGKRLAFHVTDRWQPISNPENLREARLTLNPSKQRLI, via the coding sequence ATGCAAGCAGTAATTCTGGCAGCAGGAAAGGGTACGCGCATGCGGCCCTTAACCTCAAAGCTTCCAAAACCTCTTCTGCAAATTGGGGGGCAAAGAATTTTAGAGCACACCATTGACCAGCTGCAAGGCATTGTGGACGAAGTGATTCTTGTGGTGGGATACAGGGGTAAGCTCATCCAGAAATCTTTTCGGGACAATTACAAGGGGATAAAGATTACCTATGCGTGGCAAAAAGAGCAACTGGGCACGGGGGACGCTGCGCAAAAAGCCCTTCCGTATCTCAAAGGCCCTTTTCTCTTATTATATGGAGATGATATGTATTATAGGCGCGATATTCTTGAGGTTATAAAATACTGTCCTTCCCTATTGTTGGGGAAGATGAAAAATGCTTCTCAATTTGGAGTGGTTCAAACAAAGGGCAAATGGGTTACGGGTATTGTAGAGAAGCCAAAAAATCCCAAGAGTAGTTTTGTGAACGCAGGCATGTATTTTTTAAATCCTTCTGTTTTTCGCACAAAGTTAAGGAAATCAAAAAGAGGAGAATATGAGTTTACCGACTACATCAAACACCTTTTAAAAAAGGGCAAGCGCCTTGCGTTTCATGTAACCGACCGTTGGCAGCCCATTTCCAACCCAGAGAATCTGCGTGAAGCCCGTCTTACGCTCAACCCGAGCAAACAAAGATTGATATAG
- a CDS encoding threonylcarbamoyl-AMP synthase encodes MQSSLLSQQDFPRVVKKATAALLKGKVLVCPTDTVYGLLADATSRKAVQKVFLVKGREKGKPLPIFVKDIAMAKTLAKVSFLQEKYMRRVWPGKVTLVLKSRGKLPRETGTAERIGLRIPKYAFVQQLLANLSRPLTGTSANLAGKPSLFESKKVIVQFQKRRQQPDIMFDAGKLSRSHPSKVLDITGIKPKVLRK; translated from the coding sequence ATGCAATCCTCCTTACTTTCTCAACAGGATTTTCCAAGAGTAGTCAAGAAAGCAACAGCGGCGCTTTTGAAAGGAAAGGTGCTTGTTTGCCCCACGGATACGGTCTATGGTTTGTTGGCAGACGCCACGAGCAGGAAAGCTGTACAAAAGGTGTTTTTAGTGAAGGGAAGAGAGAAGGGAAAACCTCTGCCCATCTTTGTAAAGGACATTGCCATGGCAAAGACCCTTGCAAAGGTCTCTTTCTTGCAAGAAAAGTATATGAGAAGAGTGTGGCCGGGAAAGGTGACTCTTGTGCTGAAAAGCAGGGGAAAGCTGCCCAGAGAAACTGGGACTGCAGAGCGTATTGGTCTTCGCATTCCAAAGTATGCCTTTGTTCAGCAGCTTTTAGCGAACCTTAGTAGACCTCTTACCGGGACTTCAGCCAACCTTGCAGGGAAACCTTCTTTGTTTGAGAGCAAGAAGGTGATAGTGCAGTTTCAAAAAAGAAGGCAGCAGCCAGATATAATGTTTGATGCCGGTAAACTCTCTCGTTCTCACCCCTCAAAAGTGCTCGATATTACAGGAATAAAGCCAAAAGTCTTACGTAAATAG
- a CDS encoding MFS transporter, with translation MVLPLDFHHYFEYLLKRDVTKLYIAIAIRNLALGMVLLFEPIYIYLFFGESLPLTILFFAVIYGMYGVLAPFSGMIMGKIGPTKTILISLFLYFSYYLALFFLPQSLWLLPLAIILAVFAMLLFWTAFDTDFARFSSRQSRGGDVGKLNVMKLFPMIVAPVIGGWILVVFGYPVLFMMVLVVLLASTIPLFYSKETHEVYTDSYKEAWKRMWKKENVLPSIGFAANSVETVIAFLFWPLFMFLLATSFDAMGAISSFALVISALFMLYVGKVSDTQERPWLLNVGALWTGISWVIKFFVGTTFDALLAHTLYRISRSAAAVPFGTFFYERAAAKGPETDEFVVNRQIIQGVSRGVFLLLAAAAFWIVPNLPLQAVFFVAAVLSLGFMFSGKLPFSFNRHG, from the coding sequence ATGGTTCTTCCTTTAGATTTCCATCATTACTTTGAGTACCTCTTAAAGCGCGACGTTACGAAGCTCTACATTGCTATTGCTATTCGCAACCTGGCTTTGGGCATGGTGCTTTTGTTTGAGCCAATTTATATCTATCTGTTTTTTGGAGAATCCTTGCCCCTTACCATTTTGTTTTTTGCCGTTATCTATGGCATGTATGGAGTATTAGCTCCGTTTAGTGGAATGATTATGGGAAAAATAGGGCCCACCAAGACTATTCTTATCAGTCTCTTTTTATACTTTAGCTATTACCTTGCTTTGTTTTTCTTGCCGCAGTCCTTATGGCTTCTGCCCCTTGCCATCATTTTGGCGGTTTTCGCCATGCTTTTGTTTTGGACTGCCTTTGATACGGACTTTGCCAGGTTTTCCTCAAGGCAGAGCAGAGGAGGGGATGTGGGAAAGCTCAACGTCATGAAACTGTTTCCCATGATTGTAGCTCCTGTTATTGGAGGATGGATACTTGTTGTGTTCGGGTACCCCGTGCTTTTTATGATGGTTCTTGTAGTACTTTTGGCTTCTACTATTCCCCTGTTTTACTCTAAGGAAACCCATGAGGTATACACCGATTCTTACAAAGAAGCCTGGAAAAGGATGTGGAAAAAAGAGAATGTACTTCCCAGTATTGGATTTGCGGCAAACTCAGTGGAGACTGTCATTGCCTTTTTATTCTGGCCCTTGTTTATGTTTCTTTTGGCAACCTCTTTTGATGCAATGGGAGCTATTTCCTCCTTTGCCTTGGTTATCTCGGCCCTGTTTATGTTATATGTTGGCAAGGTGTCAGACACACAAGAGCGCCCCTGGCTCTTGAACGTTGGAGCTTTGTGGACTGGGATTTCTTGGGTTATTAAGTTCTTTGTGGGTACCACTTTCGATGCCCTCCTTGCGCACACCCTCTATCGCATTTCCAGGTCCGCTGCCGCTGTGCCCTTTGGAACCTTCTTTTACGAACGAGCTGCAGCAAAGGGACCGGAGACAGATGAGTTTGTGGTGAATAGACAAATCATACAGGGCGTCTCCAGGGGAGTATTTTTGCTTCTTGCCGCCGCCGCGTTTTGGATTGTTCCGAACCTCCCTCTTCAGGCTGTGTTCTTTGTAGCAGCAGTTTTGTCTCTTGGGTTCATGTTTTCTGGAAAGCTCCCATTTTCTTTTAATCGCCATGGATAA